One Prosthecobacter dejongeii DNA window includes the following coding sequences:
- a CDS encoding glycosyltransferase, with the protein MGNLSKVLLVSHNFPPTAGPESSLVKMNAEFLHRSGLQVRVLTTTQAHATQAMDASLLRGLPGEILIDRVPSPEAVVMERSPHWGRLAVLGTGRFILPEVYLPWMFPATVRAKSIVKEWRPDVIYSRASKHVSNVVGWRLKRATGLPWVAHFSDPWISAGLRYKTLQRMIGLYFERKILRDADALVFVAPQTAECVLSKYPQEWRQRVHIIPHGYEPQAAGVGQLDSPGGMRRALKVIHAGAFYPNLRTPDALIEALRRLGRTQSLAGRLEITCIGVDTTCFQPQVDAAGVGDVLKLQGGVPFDECQRQIASSDLTLIIDMPGHGGVFLPTKLIEAFAYDHPVLGLAEKKSAVADVLRETHLHWADSKDPDHIARCLAQLLEAWESGRWGLTAAQRQGMDRFHIDRINQPLLGILRKVTEAGYRA; encoded by the coding sequence ATGGGAAACCTGTCCAAAGTACTTCTGGTTTCTCATAATTTCCCGCCGACGGCGGGGCCGGAATCGAGCTTGGTGAAAATGAATGCCGAGTTTCTGCATCGGTCGGGCCTCCAGGTGCGTGTTCTTACCACTACGCAAGCTCATGCGACGCAGGCTATGGATGCATCTCTTTTGCGTGGCTTACCCGGTGAGATCCTGATTGACCGTGTGCCGAGTCCAGAAGCCGTGGTGATGGAAAGGTCTCCTCACTGGGGACGTTTGGCGGTCTTGGGGACGGGGCGGTTTATTTTGCCGGAGGTTTATTTACCGTGGATGTTTCCTGCGACGGTTAGGGCAAAGTCCATCGTCAAAGAATGGCGGCCTGATGTGATCTATTCCAGAGCTTCTAAGCATGTGAGCAATGTGGTGGGGTGGCGTCTGAAAAGAGCGACTGGCCTACCCTGGGTGGCTCATTTTAGCGATCCCTGGATCAGTGCTGGATTACGCTACAAAACTCTCCAGCGCATGATTGGTCTGTACTTTGAACGTAAGATTCTGCGTGATGCGGATGCTTTGGTTTTCGTCGCCCCGCAGACAGCCGAATGTGTGCTGAGTAAATATCCGCAGGAGTGGCGGCAGCGGGTTCACATCATCCCGCATGGTTATGAGCCGCAGGCTGCGGGAGTGGGCCAATTAGACTCCCCGGGGGGAATGAGGCGTGCTCTCAAAGTGATTCATGCGGGGGCCTTTTATCCAAATTTGCGTACGCCGGATGCTTTGATCGAGGCGCTTCGTCGTTTGGGCCGGACTCAATCTTTGGCGGGACGTTTGGAGATCACCTGTATCGGTGTAGATACCACGTGTTTCCAGCCTCAGGTGGATGCAGCAGGGGTGGGCGATGTGCTGAAACTCCAAGGTGGCGTGCCTTTTGATGAATGTCAGCGGCAAATTGCGAGCAGTGACCTCACCCTGATCATTGATATGCCCGGCCATGGTGGCGTCTTTTTGCCAACGAAGTTGATCGAAGCCTTTGCGTATGATCATCCTGTTTTGGGATTGGCGGAGAAAAAAAGTGCTGTCGCGGATGTCCTTCGTGAGACCCATTTGCATTGGGCTGATTCGAAGGATCCAGACCACATCGCACGGTGTCTGGCCCAGTTGCTAGAGGCGTGGGAGTCTGGACGTTGGGGGCTGACAGCGGCTCAACGACAGGGCATGGATCGTTTCCATATTGATCGTATCAACCAGCCCTTGCTCGGCATCCTGAGAAAGGTAACGGAGGCTGGATATCGCGCCTAG
- a CDS encoding glycosyltransferase family 2 protein, with translation MNTLPGVTVIITAYNYGRYLGDAISSALAQTYPALEVLVIDDGSTDNTPEVAAAFGDRIRYVRQANAGVSRTRNAGLTLASHEWVVFLDADDALFPWMVEVAVQAALNEREAPAVVMGEWVEWREGAESAEDYTQKASSQVSLVNVRMLILRNTLAPTALLRKSVLLELGGYDASVGGAEDRDMWIRIAARYHFILLDQVFYRFRLGATSLSHQPQKQEIVTQRVLEKARNNPDITQPFWVWRESAAVQLYQSAMNYSMAGLHGKALALVLQSVWLWPWLSGDHRPAWPSLARLRFLIRHLQFSLLGRQTKAVR, from the coding sequence ATGAATACCCTTCCTGGAGTCACGGTCATCATCACCGCGTATAACTATGGGCGCTATCTGGGCGATGCGATCTCCTCGGCTTTAGCACAGACTTATCCCGCACTTGAAGTGCTGGTCATTGACGATGGATCCACCGACAACACGCCGGAAGTCGCGGCTGCTTTCGGGGACCGTATCCGTTATGTGAGGCAGGCCAATGCAGGGGTGTCACGCACACGCAATGCGGGGCTGACTTTAGCCTCCCATGAATGGGTGGTGTTTTTAGATGCAGATGATGCTCTTTTTCCCTGGATGGTGGAAGTGGCTGTGCAGGCAGCTTTAAATGAGCGGGAAGCGCCTGCCGTGGTGATGGGGGAGTGGGTGGAATGGAGGGAAGGTGCTGAATCTGCCGAAGACTACACTCAAAAAGCCAGTTCACAGGTTAGCCTGGTGAATGTGCGCATGTTGATTCTGCGCAATACCCTCGCGCCTACAGCGCTGTTGCGTAAAAGTGTGTTGCTGGAATTGGGTGGGTACGATGCCTCTGTCGGTGGTGCTGAGGATCGGGATATGTGGATCCGCATCGCGGCCCGTTATCATTTCATTTTATTGGATCAGGTTTTCTATCGTTTCCGGTTAGGCGCGACCAGTCTATCTCATCAGCCGCAAAAGCAGGAGATCGTAACTCAACGAGTTTTGGAGAAAGCGAGAAATAATCCAGACATCACCCAGCCATTCTGGGTGTGGCGTGAATCTGCCGCCGTGCAGCTTTATCAAAGCGCGATGAACTACTCCATGGCAGGGCTGCATGGTAAAGCGTTGGCTTTAGTCTTGCAGTCTGTCTGGCTGTGGCCCTGGTTGAGTGGAGATCACCGTCCAGCCTGGCCATCTTTAGCACGGCTGCGTTTTCTCATACGCCATCTTCAATTTTCGTTGTTGGGCCGTCAAACCAAAGCCGTCCGTTGA
- a CDS encoding class I SAM-dependent methyltransferase, with protein sequence MALKRETDALNHSCYLGKEVAERWAKKQYVMPEEQAFLNDFGQEIKGAKILDIGIGGGRSTRFLLPLASEYVGVDYSPDMIEIAGACFPGARLEVRDARDLSAYADGEFDFVLFSFNGIDCLAHEGRMQTLKEMYRVLKPGGLFALSSHNRQQPKANPYALKYLYRSKHPGRMWKFILLYLEGIRSWKRTAASAIDCEEYALRHDSGNTFSAPHYYITKSSLIAQVQPLGLELLAIYDTQGRKVTEEAEDSVSSWFHYAFRKAV encoded by the coding sequence ATGGCTTTAAAACGAGAAACAGATGCTCTCAATCATAGCTGCTACCTCGGAAAAGAGGTGGCGGAACGATGGGCAAAAAAGCAGTACGTCATGCCGGAGGAGCAAGCCTTTCTCAATGACTTTGGCCAGGAAATAAAAGGTGCTAAAATTCTGGATATCGGTATCGGAGGTGGTCGCTCCACTCGCTTCTTATTGCCTTTGGCCAGTGAATACGTGGGGGTGGATTATTCTCCAGACATGATCGAGATCGCTGGGGCTTGCTTTCCAGGGGCTAGGCTGGAGGTGAGGGATGCGCGAGATCTTTCTGCTTATGCAGACGGGGAGTTCGATTTTGTGTTATTTTCATTCAATGGCATCGACTGCCTGGCCCACGAGGGGCGCATGCAGACGCTGAAGGAGATGTACCGCGTCTTGAAACCGGGGGGATTGTTTGCTCTTTCCAGCCATAACCGTCAGCAACCCAAAGCAAATCCTTACGCACTGAAATACTTGTACCGTTCCAAACATCCAGGGCGCATGTGGAAATTTATCCTGCTTTATTTGGAAGGTATTCGCTCCTGGAAAAGAACGGCTGCATCTGCCATCGATTGTGAAGAGTATGCGCTGCGTCATGACAGTGGCAATACATTCTCAGCTCCGCATTATTACATCACCAAAAGCTCTTTGATCGCACAGGTGCAACCCCTGGGTTTGGAGTTGTTAGCCATTTATGATACGCAGGGCAGAAAGGTCACGGAGGAGGCTGAAGACTCGGTTTCTTCCTGGTTTCACTATGCCTTCCGAAAGGCGGTATAG
- a CDS encoding class I SAM-dependent methyltransferase, which translates to MIAELNIKLFGDVQIVDVYANKRGMVFGESTILRDFGPSLKGKNILDIGVGAGRTTAFLLECAPQRYVGVDFAPNMVEKCRQRFPGNDFRSADARSLTDFSEGEFDFVMFSWSGIDCVNHEDRLKILAEVRRVLAPGGLFAFSSANARSISGPPWSLAAIQDLYLSWSPRGIARASRDFLEGVRNYVLHRKDQEFHEDYVINLDAAHSFRLLRYNIAPDKQAIQLKAAGFTHVRALDKKGAYRDLTDVSLRETPIYYLCEKAA; encoded by the coding sequence ATGATTGCCGAACTAAACATAAAACTTTTTGGCGATGTCCAGATCGTGGATGTGTATGCAAACAAGCGAGGGATGGTTTTCGGTGAATCAACCATTTTGAGAGATTTTGGCCCTTCTTTAAAAGGGAAAAACATCCTCGATATTGGCGTGGGTGCAGGCAGGACGACTGCTTTCTTGTTGGAGTGTGCTCCACAGCGTTATGTGGGGGTCGATTTCGCCCCGAATATGGTTGAAAAATGTCGTCAACGCTTTCCTGGCAATGACTTTAGATCTGCAGATGCCCGTTCTTTGACTGACTTTAGCGAGGGCGAATTTGACTTTGTGATGTTCTCTTGGAGTGGGATTGATTGCGTCAATCATGAGGATCGCCTCAAGATCTTAGCCGAGGTTCGTCGGGTGTTGGCACCCGGCGGCTTATTTGCTTTTTCGTCGGCCAATGCCCGTTCAATAAGTGGCCCTCCCTGGTCCTTGGCCGCGATTCAAGATTTATATTTGAGTTGGTCACCGCGCGGGATCGCTCGAGCCTCGCGAGATTTTTTGGAAGGGGTGAGAAACTACGTGCTTCACCGCAAAGATCAGGAGTTTCATGAAGACTATGTGATCAATCTGGATGCCGCGCATTCGTTTCGCCTGTTGCGTTACAACATCGCACCAGACAAGCAGGCCATTCAGCTCAAAGCGGCTGGTTTTACCCATGTGCGTGCGCTGGACAAAAAGGGGGCCTACCGTGACCTTACGGATGTGTCATTGCGTGAAACGCCGATTTACTATCTCTGCGAAAAAGCGGCTTAG
- a CDS encoding polysaccharide deacetylase family protein — MMQVFKQLVLRGILWSGIPHLFRWWNRERAAILMFHGLTDRQHSGLENCQHKHLHVKRFEAFLQHLKDHFQVIPLDELIRCLRLGLPVPKSSVVLTFDDGFLSNYTLAFPLLKKYKMPATIFLATEFVSEKKPIWVDRVDYALDHAGRTKAELVETKKKFKSMAPADLMPALQHLETSLGHRLENSNAENAPPIFRALDWEHVREMQESGLITLAAHTHCHWILGRCSAEVVKAEVQRSKEIIEQETGRPCIHFCYPNGSREDFSSETESIIKDLGFESTMTTLCGFTQPGESPYLLKRFGITDDMDLMKFQWLMSGMDRNQV; from the coding sequence ATGATGCAGGTCTTCAAACAACTTGTTTTGCGGGGCATTTTATGGTCAGGCATTCCTCATCTGTTTAGATGGTGGAACCGGGAGCGGGCCGCTATTTTGATGTTTCATGGCCTGACGGATCGGCAGCATTCGGGCTTGGAAAATTGCCAACACAAGCACCTGCATGTGAAACGTTTTGAAGCGTTTCTACAACATCTTAAAGATCACTTCCAGGTCATCCCTTTGGATGAGTTGATCCGCTGCCTACGACTAGGCCTACCCGTGCCGAAATCCAGTGTCGTATTGACTTTCGATGATGGTTTTTTATCCAATTACACTTTAGCATTTCCGTTGCTGAAGAAGTACAAGATGCCAGCCACGATCTTCCTCGCGACCGAGTTTGTCTCTGAGAAAAAACCCATTTGGGTGGACCGTGTGGACTATGCTCTGGATCATGCTGGCAGGACTAAGGCAGAGCTGGTGGAAACGAAGAAGAAGTTCAAATCCATGGCCCCAGCGGACCTGATGCCAGCACTGCAACATTTGGAGACTTCGTTGGGGCATCGGCTAGAGAATTCAAATGCCGAAAATGCTCCGCCTATTTTTCGCGCCCTGGACTGGGAGCATGTGAGAGAGATGCAGGAATCGGGGCTGATCACCCTGGCAGCGCACACGCACTGCCATTGGATTTTAGGACGGTGCAGCGCCGAAGTGGTGAAGGCTGAGGTGCAGAGATCTAAAGAAATCATCGAACAAGAAACGGGCCGCCCTTGCATCCACTTTTGCTACCCGAATGGCAGCCGAGAAGATTTTTCTTCTGAGACGGAGAGCATCATAAAAGACTTGGGTTTTGAATCTACTATGACCACGTTGTGTGGGTTTACCCAGCCCGGGGAGAGCCCTTATTTGCTAAAGCGTTTTGGCATTACCGACGATATGGACTTGATGAAATTCCAGTGGTTGATGTCTGGCATGGATCGCAATCAGGTATGA
- a CDS encoding glycosyltransferase gives MSDLGRTSVETRGEKGSAVLLVSHNFPPLHGAESLLVRNNAVDLHQRGWQVGVVTSPRHSSRAKVDAGLLADLPPEIEVLRTESNGGLSQPDMGKIQRVLLGHVESRWLPCPNLMWEREAVRLGLGWLAKNPEAVIYSRAPRNVSNLAARVLKQHTRRPWVAHFSDPWWDFSYDGLIHRTWIRLLERRVVREADALVFPNRPLADKVMAKYPAAWADKVHVIPHGFANFPSMPNIERDHKRPLRLLHMGAFYPVYRTPDTLFQGLALLNERMPLKGRLSLECVGEETTCFQSLVDRLGLQEIVSLKPAVPYAQCQEMTAQADLLVVVDVSYGLRGVFLPTKLIEYFAFLKPVLGIAPPRSAVAQTLQNCGLECPNQDDPQEIAMALERQLQAWDAGMLEVSPRGKAKMAQYHFPVVNQPLHELLSSLARGRF, from the coding sequence ATGAGCGACCTTGGGCGGACATCTGTCGAGACGCGAGGGGAAAAAGGCAGTGCCGTGCTGCTGGTATCGCACAATTTTCCGCCTCTGCATGGAGCTGAATCATTGTTGGTTAGAAACAATGCGGTGGACCTGCACCAGCGTGGCTGGCAGGTGGGGGTGGTGACCTCTCCACGGCACTCTAGCCGGGCGAAAGTGGATGCTGGCCTTTTGGCGGATTTACCCCCTGAGATCGAAGTTCTACGGACTGAATCCAACGGTGGGCTTAGCCAGCCTGACATGGGAAAGATCCAGCGTGTGCTTTTGGGGCATGTGGAAAGCCGCTGGCTGCCCTGTCCTAATTTGATGTGGGAAAGAGAAGCTGTGCGTTTAGGCCTCGGCTGGCTGGCTAAAAATCCAGAAGCGGTGATTTATTCACGTGCTCCCCGGAATGTTAGCAATCTGGCAGCACGCGTTTTGAAACAGCATACGCGCAGACCCTGGGTAGCGCATTTCAGTGATCCTTGGTGGGATTTCAGTTATGATGGGCTGATCCACCGGACATGGATTCGCCTGCTGGAGCGTCGAGTGGTGCGGGAGGCAGATGCGCTGGTTTTTCCGAATCGTCCCCTGGCGGATAAAGTGATGGCGAAATATCCCGCTGCCTGGGCAGATAAAGTGCATGTGATCCCGCATGGGTTTGCCAACTTCCCATCCATGCCTAACATTGAGCGTGATCACAAAAGACCTTTGCGCTTATTGCACATGGGGGCTTTTTATCCAGTCTATCGCACTCCGGATACCCTCTTCCAGGGGCTGGCCTTGCTGAATGAGAGAATGCCTTTAAAGGGGAGGTTATCGCTCGAATGTGTGGGAGAAGAGACCACGTGTTTTCAGTCGTTGGTGGACCGTTTAGGTTTGCAGGAGATCGTGAGCTTGAAGCCAGCCGTGCCGTATGCGCAGTGCCAGGAGATGACGGCCCAGGCGGATCTGCTGGTGGTGGTGGATGTCTCTTATGGCCTTCGTGGCGTTTTTTTGCCGACTAAGCTGATCGAATACTTCGCTTTTTTAAAGCCGGTATTAGGCATCGCCCCGCCACGGAGTGCGGTTGCTCAGACACTGCAAAACTGTGGATTGGAATGCCCGAATCAAGATGATCCCCAAGAGATAGCGATGGCGTTAGAGCGGCAGCTTCAGGCCTGGGATGCGGGGATGCTGGAAGTTAGTCCAAGGGGGAAGGCGAAGATGGCGCAGTATCATTTCCCTGTGGTGAATCAGCCGCTGCATGAACTGCTTTCTTCTTTGGCGAGAGGTAGGTTTTGA
- a CDS encoding GNAT family N-acetyltransferase — MFPTTPVIPPAHRSTSVKLRLVSTQDGWDSLKGGWDELLKDSQADALFLSWDWLDAWLGVYGQGGQWTILVAEDETGRLLGIAAMMIDQGTKIPGKWIRNLLLIGQKADTASEYLDWILRRGFEEAVATAFCQYLLEDLSERWDLLQFEAMREDSCSVPWIQKAFVARGIQPRTQRITQAPYVSLPATWEDFLARRSSTYRQRWKKLHREHNIVIRRVGQDFTVAEGMATLRGLNSARWGDQRQSFLSPNYVRFHDEIATRFHQKDQLLLIFLEVDGQIIAGRYDFAYGGKGWCFQGGWLPEHEKLRPGRTMMAHLLHTCIQRGLCEYDFLGGEASYKGEWSNGERGIMNLYARNPASLRGNLFEKAKALKTYLSPKKKAVHAAADSPQGNDTAPSSPSPLD, encoded by the coding sequence GTGTTTCCCACCACACCTGTTATCCCCCCAGCTCATCGTTCCACCTCCGTCAAGCTCCGCCTAGTGAGCACGCAAGATGGTTGGGATTCGCTTAAGGGTGGGTGGGATGAACTGCTGAAAGACAGCCAAGCAGACGCCCTCTTTCTCAGTTGGGACTGGCTAGATGCTTGGCTCGGCGTGTATGGCCAGGGTGGCCAGTGGACCATCCTCGTGGCCGAGGATGAAACGGGCCGTTTGCTGGGCATCGCCGCCATGATGATTGACCAGGGTACCAAGATCCCCGGGAAATGGATTCGAAACCTTCTCCTCATCGGACAAAAAGCCGATACCGCCTCTGAATACCTCGACTGGATCTTGCGACGTGGTTTTGAAGAAGCTGTCGCTACGGCTTTCTGCCAATACCTTTTAGAGGACTTATCCGAGCGCTGGGACCTGCTTCAGTTTGAAGCCATGCGGGAAGATTCCTGCAGCGTGCCCTGGATCCAAAAAGCCTTTGTTGCGCGTGGCATCCAGCCCCGCACCCAGCGCATCACCCAGGCCCCTTACGTCAGCCTTCCTGCGACGTGGGAGGACTTTTTAGCCAGACGTTCTTCCACCTACCGGCAACGCTGGAAAAAGCTGCACCGGGAACACAACATTGTCATTCGCCGGGTCGGTCAGGACTTTACCGTGGCTGAAGGCATGGCCACCTTGCGAGGGCTGAACTCCGCCCGCTGGGGAGACCAGCGGCAGAGTTTCCTCTCCCCTAATTACGTGCGCTTTCACGATGAAATCGCCACGCGCTTTCATCAGAAGGACCAGTTGCTTCTCATCTTTTTAGAAGTGGATGGGCAGATCATTGCAGGCCGTTATGACTTTGCGTATGGAGGCAAAGGCTGGTGCTTTCAGGGAGGCTGGCTGCCTGAACATGAAAAGCTGAGGCCCGGCCGCACCATGATGGCCCACCTCCTGCACACATGCATCCAGCGTGGGCTATGTGAGTATGACTTCCTTGGCGGAGAAGCCTCCTACAAAGGTGAATGGAGCAATGGAGAACGCGGCATCATGAACCTTTACGCGCGCAATCCAGCCTCGCTAAGGGGCAACCTTTTTGAAAAGGCCAAAGCCCTCAAAACCTACCTCTCGCCAAAGAAGAAAGCAGTTCATGCAGCGGCTGATTCACCACAGGGAAATGATACTGCGCCATCTTCGCCTTCCCCCTTGGACTAA
- a CDS encoding VWA domain-containing protein, producing the protein MTFTTFTPLFWLLLLLVAGAAYWRSLVDRPTGLKRASFLLRVLGIVLLALALCQPFIQDQTEDAHVAFVVDVSQSVELKDALEALKPIEDGIQQLRPGDSFSLFAMAKGVREQSPKEMRTLLEGWMKGLADDAFRSESRLGDALLSSRLSFPAGKAKRLILFSDGVETDSSLTDALDQLRREEVDVRFVKLSTLDQPEAALVALESTTGFAFQGEMLRLNAKVRANRDMQARVRLLNKGVMVQEKSVSLKAGEETKLPFDQEMTTPGPGVWTAEIVPEKDHFPINNQASMTLNVQGQPRVLVLHEKERDMRTIVRALKEQDFEVDLRGKRGLPDRMEELLAFDCIVIANLPATEMSARQMNLLRSYVADFGGGLVMLGSDNSFGLGGYYKTPVEEVLPLVSRYEKEKEKPSLAMVLVMDKSGSMQGQPIALARQAAKSATELLSARDQIAVIGFDGQAQIICDMTPASQQSTIMAAIDSLEASGGTFMYPAMEAGREMLDRTTAKVKHMICLTDGQTQEADHIGLTQQMADSGITISTIALGEGSAGELLQQIAEVGRGRFYESNEAESLPQIFTKETTQASKSATQEGLFPHIQITDHPMLSGYDADGLPVTLGYVMTEAKPAVQVLLAAESGDPLLAVGRFGLGMGLAYTGDLTETWGGEWLAWDGCGRFWAQVLRSVVRKMDRAGMDARSEISDGRWTVRLDRRDDAEAPLSGLRMEAQALDENGRPFNIQVDETGLGRYEATIPLGTRQHIALRLHDRDHDKLEVRHYHAAYPNEYRLDGKPADALHALGSYQPASITAALPAAFQLRPISSWFAWLAMSLLLAGILLRRI; encoded by the coding sequence ATGACTTTCACCACCTTCACGCCTCTGTTCTGGCTACTCCTGCTTTTGGTAGCAGGAGCTGCCTACTGGCGTTCGTTGGTGGATCGGCCTACGGGTTTAAAACGGGCCTCATTCCTCTTGCGAGTGCTGGGCATTGTATTGCTTGCCCTGGCGCTGTGCCAGCCCTTTATCCAAGATCAAACAGAGGATGCTCACGTTGCCTTCGTCGTTGATGTCTCCCAGTCCGTGGAGTTAAAAGATGCATTGGAGGCATTAAAGCCCATCGAAGACGGCATTCAGCAACTACGGCCGGGAGACTCCTTCAGCCTCTTTGCCATGGCCAAAGGAGTACGTGAGCAATCACCCAAGGAAATGCGCACCTTGTTGGAAGGCTGGATGAAAGGATTGGCCGATGACGCCTTCCGTTCTGAATCCCGCCTCGGCGATGCCCTTCTGAGTTCACGGCTCTCTTTTCCCGCCGGCAAGGCCAAACGGCTCATCCTTTTCAGCGATGGCGTGGAGACAGACAGCTCGCTAACCGATGCTTTGGACCAACTGCGACGCGAAGAGGTGGACGTTCGTTTTGTTAAACTCAGCACTTTAGACCAACCAGAAGCCGCGCTCGTAGCCCTAGAAAGCACCACCGGATTTGCCTTTCAAGGCGAGATGCTGCGACTGAATGCCAAGGTGCGTGCCAACCGCGATATGCAGGCTCGAGTGCGGCTTTTAAACAAAGGCGTGATGGTGCAGGAAAAATCTGTCTCGCTCAAAGCAGGTGAAGAAACCAAGCTACCTTTTGACCAGGAAATGACCACGCCAGGTCCTGGCGTGTGGACGGCAGAAATCGTGCCGGAGAAAGATCACTTTCCGATCAATAATCAGGCCTCGATGACGCTCAATGTCCAGGGTCAGCCACGCGTGCTGGTACTACATGAAAAAGAGCGCGACATGCGCACCATCGTCCGTGCTCTGAAGGAGCAGGACTTTGAGGTGGACCTGCGAGGCAAACGTGGCCTGCCAGATCGAATGGAAGAACTGCTGGCCTTTGACTGCATCGTCATCGCCAATCTGCCCGCCACAGAGATGAGCGCCCGCCAGATGAATCTACTGCGCAGTTATGTGGCCGACTTTGGCGGCGGACTTGTGATGCTAGGCAGTGACAATAGCTTCGGCCTCGGTGGCTATTATAAAACCCCCGTGGAGGAAGTACTTCCTCTGGTCTCCCGTTACGAAAAGGAAAAGGAAAAACCATCGCTCGCCATGGTCCTAGTGATGGATAAAAGCGGCTCCATGCAGGGCCAACCCATCGCTCTGGCTAGGCAGGCCGCCAAAAGCGCCACGGAGCTGCTTTCTGCCCGTGATCAGATCGCCGTCATCGGTTTTGATGGTCAAGCTCAGATCATCTGCGACATGACCCCCGCCTCCCAGCAGAGCACCATCATGGCCGCTATTGATTCGTTGGAGGCCAGCGGTGGCACCTTCATGTATCCCGCCATGGAGGCAGGGCGTGAGATGTTGGACCGCACCACCGCCAAGGTGAAGCACATGATCTGCCTCACCGATGGTCAAACCCAGGAGGCAGACCACATCGGCCTCACCCAGCAGATGGCAGACTCTGGCATCACCATCTCTACCATTGCACTCGGCGAGGGCTCGGCCGGGGAACTCCTGCAGCAGATCGCCGAAGTGGGGCGTGGACGTTTTTATGAAAGCAATGAGGCTGAGTCACTGCCCCAAATCTTTACCAAGGAGACGACTCAAGCATCAAAATCTGCCACCCAGGAAGGCCTATTCCCACATATTCAAATCACAGATCACCCCATGCTCTCCGGTTATGATGCCGATGGCCTCCCCGTGACTCTGGGTTACGTCATGACGGAGGCCAAACCCGCTGTGCAGGTACTTTTAGCGGCGGAAAGCGGAGATCCCCTGCTCGCCGTGGGCCGTTTCGGGCTAGGCATGGGACTTGCCTACACCGGCGATCTTACCGAAACTTGGGGAGGCGAATGGTTAGCCTGGGATGGCTGCGGGCGCTTTTGGGCTCAAGTCTTGCGCAGTGTGGTGCGTAAGATGGATCGAGCTGGAATGGACGCACGAAGTGAAATCAGCGATGGGCGCTGGACAGTGCGGCTAGACCGCCGAGACGATGCAGAAGCCCCGCTCTCAGGCCTACGTATGGAAGCACAGGCCCTGGATGAAAACGGTCGCCCTTTTAACATCCAGGTGGATGAAACTGGCCTCGGACGGTATGAAGCCACGATTCCCCTGGGCACACGACAACACATCGCCCTGCGTCTGCATGACCGCGACCACGACAAGCTAGAAGTCCGTCACTACCACGCCGCCTACCCCAATGAATATCGTCTGGATGGCAAACCGGCAGATGCTTTGCATGCCCTCGGCAGTTATCAGCCAGCTAGCATCACCGCAGCCCTACCAGCCGCCTTTCAGCTTCGCCCCATCAGTTCATGGTTTGCTTGGTTAGCGATGAGCCTTCTCCTCGCAGGCATTTTACTGCGGCGAATTTAA